The Campylobacter sp. CNRCH_2014_0184h region AGCAATAGAGATGTTGTTGTGGGTGATGTTGCTTATACTGTAGTTATTGGTCTTTGTACGCATTTAGGCTGTATTCCAGCTTACGCTCCAAGCGAAAAATTATTTAAGTGTGCTTGCCATGGTGGTGAATTTGACACCAGTGGTAAAAATGTATTTGGTCCTCCTCCAAGACCTTTGGACATTCCTCCTTTTAGAATTGATGGAACAAAATTAGTATTAGGCGAAGAAGGTCCAGAATATAAAAAAATGATCGCGGAGGCTTAATATGGCACAGATAAAAAAAGCAAATGGTATTGTAGATTGGCTTGATCAAAGATTAGCTGTAAATAAGCTTTTTAATGTTTTAATGGCTCAATATTGGATACCAAAACAAATTAACTTCTTATGGGCAATGGGTGTTATTTTAACTACTCTTTTTGCTATTTTATTTATTTCAGGTTTATTTTTAGTAATGTATTACAAGCCAG contains the following coding sequences:
- a CDS encoding ubiquinol cytochrome c oxidoreductase, 2Fe-2S subunit — encoded protein: MATSESRRSFMGFAFGTVAAVGGAFSLVAMKKTWDPLPSVKAAGITTVDLSGMKEGELRTIEWRKKPIFILKKDADMAKDSNRDVVVGDVAYTVVIGLCTHLGCIPAYAPSEKLFKCACHGGEFDTSGKNVFGPPPRPLDIPPFRIDGTKLVLGEEGPEYKKMIAEA